Proteins from a genomic interval of Medicago truncatula cultivar Jemalong A17 chromosome 3, MtrunA17r5.0-ANR, whole genome shotgun sequence:
- the LOC11420478 gene encoding F-box protein At1g60400, producing MKTHNIDENEDRISDLPNCVLLLILSILNTKEAVQTCVLSTRWKNLWKYIPVLSISSCHFETRMGFTIFVYQFLYLRDNKTALHTLDLHRDGVIWPGYLMWVIKYAFDHGVQLLDVDSTFYYQHYPLPYVLCHTLTSLTLCTNNQFGHPSSLFPTSLNLPALTSMCLKYFAFHGSGDDDRAEPFSSFNSLKSLIIHCCVEEQNLFISSDTLVYLRINTFAIQRCKIELSTPSLRSFDFKGNPIQKLSGNNNNLSSIKHVKIDVAVPSYIEKYPLVLFNWLVELSRIESLTVSSSILETLCSVPGLWKVDFPYLQNLKLLKIITYRPSAIPERIVDFLLQKSPLAKAEIIDLTRLSDPQNPGDPQELEKIRTTCVELSHGIGRKCVFGRNSDGLGVVRKSRVANRIFIPISVRNIFQTDFVRFSHKRSCGMLD from the exons ATGAAAACACATAATATCGATGAAAATGAAGACAGAATCAGTGATTTACCGAATTGTGTGTTACTTCTCATACTGTCGATTTTGAACACCAAAGAGGCCGTTCAAACCTGCGTTTTGTCCACGAGATGGAAGAATCTCTGGAAGTATATTCCTGTTCTTTCAATAAGTTCTTGCCACTTCGAGACTCGGATGGGTTTCACCATATTCGtgtatcaatttttgtatcTACGTGATAACAAAACCGCACTGCACACTCTCGATCTTCACCGCGATGGTGTCATCTGGCCTGGCTACCTCATGTGGGTTATAAAATACGCATTTGACCACGGTGTCCAGCTATTAGATGTAGATTCGACCTTTTATTATCAACACTATCCACTTCCCTACGTTTTATGTCACACTTTAACATCTCTTACCCTTTGTACAAACAATCAATTTGGTCATCCTTCATCATTATTCCCAACTTCTCTGAATTTGCCTGCATTAACCAGCATGTGTCTAAAATACTTTGCCTTTCATGGTAGTGGTGATGATGACCGTGCTGAGCCCTTTTCGTCATTTAACAGCTTGAAAAGTTTGATCATTCACTGTTGTGTTGAAGAACAAAACCTGTTCATATCAAGTGACACACTTGTTTATTTAAGAATCAATACATTTGCTATTCAACGTTGCAAAATCGAGTTATCTACTCCAAGTCTCCGTAGCTTTGATTTTAAGGGTAATCCTATTCAGAAACTCAGTGGGAACAATAACAATCTCTCTTCTATCAAACATGTAAAAATTGATGTAGCAGTCCCGTCATATATCGAAAAATATCCCTTGGTTCTTTTCAACTGGCTAGTTGAGCTTTCTCGTATCGAATCATTGACAGTCTCTTCATCTATTCTTGAG ACTCTTTGCTCAGTTCCTGGTTTATGGAAGGTTGATTTCCCTTACTTACAAAACTTGAAATTGCTGAAAATAATAACATACCGACCTTCAGCGATACCTGAGAGAATAGTCGACTTTTTGCTGCAAAAGTCACCCTTAGCAAAGGCTGAGATCATAGACTTGACAAG ATTGTCGGATCCACAGAATCCAGGGGATCCACAAGAGCTGGAAAAGATTAGGACTACTTGTGTGGAACTTTCCCACGGAATTGGACGGAAATGCGTTTTCGGACGGAATTCGGATGGATTGGGCGTTGTCCGAAAAAGCCGCGTCGCAAATCGTATTTTCATCCCAATTTCTGTCCGAAATATTTTTCAGACGGATTTCGTACGGTTTTCGCACAAACGCAGTTGTGGGATGTTGGACTAA